The segment AGCCCTACTGAGTGTGCGTATCGATAACACACTCCTGCTGTATGCCGCCGTGTTGGTCACCGGACTCTTCGTGTTCAGCTCCCAGGTGCTGGTCTATGCCTTCGTCACCCAGCTCTACCCGCCACAGGTTCGCGGCAGGGCTCTCGGGATGGCGGCCGGCATTGGCCGGATCGGGGCAATTGCCGGGCCGGCCATCACCGGCGTGCTGGTGAGCGCGGGGATTGCCTACCCGTGGGGGTTCTACGTATTCGCCCTGGTGGCGGTCCTGGCCGTACTGGCCCTTCTGTTCGTTCCGCGACAGCTACCCGCTGCGGCCGGCAGCAGTATTTAGCTTCGGCGCGGACGACGAATCACGGTTCAGGCCCGACGCCATACTTCGGCACCCACCTGCCGAGCAGCACAGCCGCCGCCAGCCCAAGTCCGCCTATCGCCAGAATGCCCGCGCCGAGGCCCGCCGTCGCGGCCACAGTTGACAGCAGCAGCGGGCCGACCGCATTTCCGCTATCTGAGAGCAGCCGCCACGAGCCGAGGAAAGACGCCCGGTGCGTGCGCGGCGAGACGTCTGCGCCGAGCGTCATGATGATGCCTGAGCCGATTCCATTTCCGGCGCCCAGCACAAGAGCCACCACAAGCAGGGAACCAAACGATTGGGTCAGCGGCATCATGAGCAATGCCAGCGCGAGCACGACGACGGACGGCACAGCTATCCAGACCCTGCCGAACCGGTCCATCACCTTTCCGGCCGGATAAAACAGCAGCATGTCGACCGCGCCGGCTATGCCGAAGATCAGCGACGTGCTTTGACCATCCAGGCCGATGTGACTGCTCCACAGCGGCAGCGCAACCTGGCGGGACGCCCTGATCCCGGCGACGAGCAGCACACAAACACCAAGCGTGCCGAGAACCTTTCGGTACCGTCTCACCATCGTCCACACGCTGACCGGCGCGACGGTGGTCGACGTCCGGCGGCGATCGGCGGCAAGGTCGGGTGCAACAAGGAGTGCGATGCCGGCGAGCAGCGAGGAGCCCAGATGCACCCAGTAGCCGCCGACAGTGCCAAGCAGTCCGATAGCGACGACGGCGACGAACGGGCCGATGAACATGCCGATCCGGTGCGTTCCGCCGAGCGTGGACAATGCCCGCGCCCGCAGTCCAAACGGCACAACTTCGGCCACGTACACCTGGCGGGCCAGCATCCAGACCGCGCCGGAGGCGCCAGTACATGCGATGGCCAGGCACAGCATCCAGAGCGACGTGGCATAGATGCACACCAGCAGCGCGACGACATCGAGACCGACGGCGAGCAGCATCGATCGTTTCTCGCCGATGCGGGTGACCAGCGCGCCAACCGGCAGATCAGCACAGATCTGGCCGATTCCGACCAGTGCGACAACGAAACCGGCAAACGCTACGCTGGCTCCGAGGTCTATGGCGGAATGCGCGATGATCGGCTGAACCGCTCCCTGCCCCACGCCGTAGAGAACCGCCGGCAGGTAGGCCGGGAGGATAAGCGAACGCAACGATCCCGACCGGTTCGGCTCAGGCGTTCCATCCGCGGACATCAGTCGAGCGGCGCGACCGTCACACCGAGTTCGGCGAGCTTTGCCGCCCCGCCGTCGGGTGCGGTCAGCACCCAGATTCCACCGTCGTGCACGGCAACGCTGTGCTCCCAGTGCGCCGCATTCCGTTTGTCTTCGGTCACCACGGTCCAGTCATCGTCGAGCACCCGGGTCGCGATATCACCGGCAACCAGCATTGGTTCAATAGCCAGGCACAGCCCGGGCTTGACCTTGGGACCGAGATTGGAGGCGCGGTAGTTCAGCACGTCCGGCGGTTGGTGCATCGAGGTGCCAATTCCATGCCCGACATAGTCTTCCAGGATGCCGAAGTCGGCCGCGGAGGCCGTCACGAAGTCGTCGATTGCCGCACCTATCTCCCCCACGTGCCTGGCCGACGCGAGAGCGGCAATACCCACCCACATAGCCTGTTCGGTGATGTCGATCAGCCGCTGGTTCTCGGAGTCGACCGGGTCGACGACGGCCGAGAACGCAGAATCGCCGTGCCAGCCGGAAACGATAGCGCCGCCATCGATCGAGACCAGGTCTCCGGGCGCTATCTTCCGATCGCCCGGTATGCCGTGCACCACCTCATCGTTGACCGAGATACACAGCGTCGCCGGGAAGCCGTGATAGCCCTTGAAGTTCGACGTGGCGCCCGCATCTTTGATCACGGCGGCGGCGATGGCGTCCAGCTCACGGGTTGTGATACCAGGTGTCAGCGCATCCCTGGCGGCACCCAACGCGGCTGCGGTCACCAGACCGGCCTCTCGCATCAGCCGGATCTGTCCCTCTGTCTTGTATTCGATCTTTCGTCCGCCGAACACCGCGAAAGCCCTAGGCCTTCTGGTCCTGGCCGATGGCAGCGAGGACCCGCGAGGAGACCTCGTCGACAGCACCGAGTCCGTCCACTGTGCGCAGCAGGCCGCGCTCGGCGTACAGCTTGGTCAGCGGGGCGGTCTGCTCAACGTAGACATCCAGCCGGTGGCGGATGATTTCCTCGCTGTCGTCCGCGCGCGCCTCGATCTGCGCCCGGGTCAACAGGCGGGCGACGACCTCGTCGGTGTCTGCCTCGAGCTCGACGACGTGATCCAGCGAATCCCCCGTCTCGGCCAGAATTTCGTCCAACGCAGTGACCTGGGCGGTCGTTCGGGGGTAACCGTCGAGCAGGAAACCGTTGAGCGCATCATCCTGCTGCAAACGCTCCCGCACCATCTTGTTCGTGACTTCATCCGGAACGTACTCCCCGGCGTCCATGTAGCGTTTCGCCTCGACGCCGAGCGGAGTCTCCTCGGTCACGTTCGTCCGGAAGATGCTCCCGGTGGATACCGCGGGAATCTGCAGACGTTCTGCCAGCCTGGCGGCCTGCGTTCCCTTGCCGGCGCCGGGCGGGCCGATCAGGATAATGCGTGCACTCATATGAGTCTCTTTCTTAGGTAAGTCATACCCGACAAGTCGGGCGACTGCGCCTCCTCGTGCCGGCCTGGCGGGCCGGCACGAGGTGTGCATTTGAAGCTTCTAGCGCAGCAGGCCTTCGTAATGCCGTTGCTGCATCTGTGAATCGATCTGCTTCACAGTTTCAAGTCCGACGCCGACCACGATCAGGATCGACGTGCCACCGAACGGGAAGTTCTGGTTCGCGTCGATCAGTACGAGAGCGATCAATGGGATCATCGCGACGAAGCCGAGGTACAGCGAGCCCGGAAGGGTGATCCGGGTCAGAACATAGTTGAGGTACTCGGCGGTTGGCCGCCCGGCACGGATACCGGGAATGAAGCCGCCGTACTTCTTCATATTGTCTGCGACCTCTTCGGGGTTGAAGGTAATCGCGACGTAGAAGTAGGTGAAGAAGACGATCAGCAAGAAGTACAGCGCCATGTAGAGCGGGTGGTCGCCCGTGGTCAGGTACTGCGCGATCCACTGCACCCAGGCCGACTGAGGATCGCCGAACTGGGAGATCAAGGTCGGAAGGTAGAGCAGGGACGAGCCGAAGATCACCGGGATGACGCCGGCCATGTTCACCTTGATCGGGATGTAGGTCGAAGTGCCACCGAACATCCGCCGGCCAACCATGCGCTTTGCGTACTGCACCGGTACCCGGCGCTGCGACTGCTCAACGAAGACAACCAGTCCGACGATGACCAGGCCGATCAGTACCACGATCACGAACACGTCCCAGCCCTGCGAGCTGACGATCGCGCCGAAGGAGGACGGGAACGCAGAGGCGACGCTGGTGAAGATCAGCAGCGACATACCGTTGCCGACGCCACGCTCGGTGATCTGCTCACCGAGCCACATGATCAGGC is part of the Saxibacter everestensis genome and harbors:
- a CDS encoding MFS transporter — encoded protein: MSADGTPEPNRSGSLRSLILPAYLPAVLYGVGQGAVQPIIAHSAIDLGASVAFAGFVVALVGIGQICADLPVGALVTRIGEKRSMLLAVGLDVVALLVCIYATSLWMLCLAIACTGASGAVWMLARQVYVAEVVPFGLRARALSTLGGTHRIGMFIGPFVAVVAIGLLGTVGGYWVHLGSSLLAGIALLVAPDLAADRRRTSTTVAPVSVWTMVRRYRKVLGTLGVCVLLVAGIRASRQVALPLWSSHIGLDGQSTSLIFGIAGAVDMLLFYPAGKVMDRFGRVWIAVPSVVVLALALLMMPLTQSFGSLLVVALVLGAGNGIGSGIIMTLGADVSPRTHRASFLGSWRLLSDSGNAVGPLLLSTVAATAGLGAGILAIGGLGLAAAVLLGRWVPKYGVGPEP
- a CDS encoding adenylate kinase, which encodes MSARIILIGPPGAGKGTQAARLAERLQIPAVSTGSIFRTNVTEETPLGVEAKRYMDAGEYVPDEVTNKMVRERLQQDDALNGFLLDGYPRTTAQVTALDEILAETGDSLDHVVELEADTDEVVARLLTRAQIEARADDSEEIIRHRLDVYVEQTAPLTKLYAERGLLRTVDGLGAVDEVSSRVLAAIGQDQKA
- the map gene encoding type I methionyl aminopeptidase; translated protein: MREAGLVTAAALGAARDALTPGITTRELDAIAAAVIKDAGATSNFKGYHGFPATLCISVNDEVVHGIPGDRKIAPGDLVSIDGGAIVSGWHGDSAFSAVVDPVDSENQRLIDITEQAMWVGIAALASARHVGEIGAAIDDFVTASAADFGILEDYVGHGIGTSMHQPPDVLNYRASNLGPKVKPGLCLAIEPMLVAGDIATRVLDDDWTVVTEDKRNAAHWEHSVAVHDGGIWVLTAPDGGAAKLAELGVTVAPLD
- the secY gene encoding preprotein translocase subunit SecY, with protein sequence MLSAIARAFRTPDLRRKLFFTLAIISVFRLGSFVPAPGIDYKQVQECVASPELTQGVFGLVNLFSGGALLQLSIFALGIMPYITASIITQLLRVVIPRFEQLHKEGAAGQAKLTQYTRYLTIGLGLLNATTLVATARSGALFGNVAGCTNLIVDDSWIGIGLLIITLTAGTGLIMWLGEQITERGVGNGMSLLIFTSVASAFPSSFGAIVSSQGWDVFVIVVLIGLVIVGLVVFVEQSQRRVPVQYAKRMVGRRMFGGTSTYIPIKVNMAGVIPVIFGSSLLYLPTLISQFGDPQSAWVQWIAQYLTTGDHPLYMALYFLLIVFFTYFYVAITFNPEEVADNMKKYGGFIPGIRAGRPTAEYLNYVLTRITLPGSLYLGFVAMIPLIALVLIDANQNFPFGGTSILIVVGVGLETVKQIDSQMQQRHYEGLLR